From one Drosophila subpulchrella strain 33 F10 #4 breed RU33 chromosome 3L, RU_Dsub_v1.1 Primary Assembly, whole genome shotgun sequence genomic stretch:
- the LOC119554146 gene encoding bifunctional coenzyme A synthase, whose amino-acid sequence MASSTGLLVVSNIKHLGKSLRAIEKYVNALYIHLNVAGSTSTTSPIPPPPVWGRLISQLYANSSSYVGNQLDLRVLVSPLRPGASGSLKLCQPVDLIFSDAHHPELCDRLRADLNISKPTIFLEDSATSDLSAQQDATQGPKMYPSVVLGGTFDRIHLGHKIFLTQAVLRTCKRLVVGVTTAAMTKGKTLPDLILPVEERIARLREFLMDIDSTLQYEIVPIDDPFGPTQVDPDLDMIVVSAETLRGGQKVNEIRNAKQLPELEIFVIDIVESNVHDGIHETKVSSSNTRIDLLGSRWRKPEHRPQLPARPHIIGLTGGIASGKSKMAERLGNMGAYVIDCDKVAHDVYEPGQVCYERIIQHFGKGIVAADGRIDRTKLGPLVFADPKELQALNGIVWPELIAEVNRRLDTLRSQAEVPRVVVLEAAVLLRAGWETNCHEVWSMIVPPEEAVRRIIERNNLSEEEAKKRLASQVPNTEIVAKSHVIFSSQWDHDFTQKQAERAWQMLTKELDSHQSSL is encoded by the exons ATGGCCTCATCCACAGGTCTCCTGGTGGTGTCCAACATTAAGCACCTGGGCAAATCCCTGCGCGCCATCGAGAAGTACGTGAACGCACTGTACATCCACTTAAATGTGGCGGGGTCAACGTCCACGACGTCACCAATTCCGCCGCCTCCGGTTTGGGGCCGTCTAATCTCGCAGCTCTACGCGAACAGCAGCAGCTATGTGGGCAACCAGTTGGATCTGCGGGTCCTTGTCTCGCCCCTTCGACCAGGAGCCAGTGGATCCTTGAAGTTGTGCCAACCCGTAGATCTGATCTTCTCGGATGCACATCATCCGGAGCTTTGCGACCGTCTCCGGGCGGATCTCAACATCAGCAAACCCACCATCTTCCTGGAGGACTCGGCCACCTCGGATTTGAGTGCTCAGCAGGATGCTACGCAGGGTCCGAAGATGTATCCCTCGGTCGTCCTTGGTGGAACCTTCGATCGCATACATCTGGGCCACAAGATATTCCTCACCCAGGCGGTGCTGCGCACCTGCAAACGTCTGGTTGTGGGCGTAACGACCGCCGCCATGACGAAGG GAAAGACGCTGCCGGACTTGATTCTGCCCGTGGAAGAGCGTATTGCCCGGCTAAGGGAGTTTTTAATGGACATAGATAGTACGCTCCAATACGAGATTGTGCCCATCGACGATCCCTTCGGACCCACGCAAGTGGATCCCGACTTGGACATGATTGTGGTCAGTGCGGAGACACTGCGAGGAGGTCAGAAGGTTAACGAGATACGCAACGCCAAGCAGCTGCCGGAGCTGGAGATCTTTGTGATAGACATTGTAGAGAGCAACGTGCATGATGGCATCCACGAGACCAAGGTCAGCTCGAGTAACACGCGTATTGATCTGCTAGGATCCCGCTGGCGGAAACCCGAGCATCGCCCACAGCTCCCGGCGCGTCCCCACATCATCGGACTGACTGGGGGGATTGCGTCCGGCAAAAGCAAGATGGCCGAAAGATTGGGCAACATGGGCGCCTACGTAATCGACTGCGATAAGGTTGCCCACGATGTGTATGAGCCGGGTCAGGTGTGCTACGAGCGAATTATTCAGCATTTCGGAAAGGGAATTGTTGCCGCAGACGGTCGCATCGATCGCACCAAGCTGGGTCCTCTGGTTTTTGCCGATCCCAAGGAGCTGCAGGCACTCAACGGGATTGTCTGGCCGGAACTCATTGCGGAGGTGAATAGGCGGTTGGATACTCTGCGTTCCCAGGCCGAGGTGCCCCGTGTGGTAGTCCTAGAGGCGGCTGTACTCCTGCGAGCAGGATGGGAGACCAATTGCCATGAGGTGTGGTCCATGATTGTGCCACCGGAGGAGGCTGTGCGGAGAATTATCGAACGCAATAACCTTAGCGAGGAGGAGGCCAAGAAGCGGTTGGCCAGTCAGGTGCCCAACACGGAGATCGTGGCCAAGTCGCATGTCATCTTCAGCTCGCAGTGGGATCACGATTTCACCCAGAAACAGGCGGAACGTGCCTGGCAAATGCTCACCAAGGAACTGGACTCGCATCAGAGCAGCCTTTAA
- the LOC119554147 gene encoding thioredoxin-like protein 1, with product MSVRVINDEAHFQAELTQAGVRLVVVDFTASWCGPCQRIAPIFEMFPNKYPKAIFLKVDVDKCQDTAAGQGVSAMPTFIFYRNRTKIDRIQGADVNGLEAKIQEHIGTGGGEEAGEDYGQGLMELNTFISKQECECLNEADDHNLKHALASAGGYLQSDCDEQLILSITFNQAVKIHSLKFKAPSQLGPKDVKLFINQPRTIDFDMAESMTSVQDLSLAEKELENGVPVNLRYVKFQNVQNIQIFVKNNQSGGDVTQIDYIGFIGSPIMTTKMNDFKRVAGKKGESH from the exons ATGTCCGTGCGTGTGATCAATGACGAGGCCCATTTCCAAGCGGAACTCACCCAAGCGGGCGTCCGTCTTGTGGTTGTGGACTTCACGGCCAGCTGGTGCGGTCCTTGCCAGCGGATCGCGCCCATCTTCGAGATGTTCCCCAACAAGTATCCAAAGGCTATTTTCCTGAAGGTCGATGTGGACAAGTGCCAGGACACGGCCGCCGGCCAGGGCGTTTCGGCCATGCCCACGTTCATCTTCTACAGAAACAGAACCAAGATCGACCGCATCCAGGGAGCGGACGTCAACGGTCTGGAGGCCAAGATCCAGGAGCACATCGGCACCGGCGGCGGCGAGGAGGCGGGCGAGGACTATGGCCAGGGATTG ATGGAGCTGAACACCTTTATTTCGAAGCAGGAGTGCGAGTGCCTCAACGAAGCCGATGACCACAATTTAAAGCACGCACTGGCCTCCGCCGGTGGCTACCTGCAGTCCGACTGCGACGAGCAGCTGATCCTGTCCATCACCTTCAACCAGGCGGTCAAGATTCACTCGCTGAAGTTCAAGGCACCTTCTCAACTGGGACCCAAGGACGTCAAGCTGTTCATCAACCAGCCACGGACCATTGACTTTGACATGGCCGAGTCCATGACCAGTGTGCAGGATCTGAG CCTGGCCGAGAAGGAGCTGGAGAACGGAGTGCCTGTGAATCTGCGTTATGTCAAGTTCCAAAACGTCCAGAACATTCAGATCTTCGTGAAGAACAACCAATCGGGTGGCGATGTGACGCAGATCGACTATATCGGCTTCATCGGCTCGCCCATCATGACCACCAAGATGAACGACTTCAAGCGAGTGGCCGGCAAGAAGGGCGAGAGCCACTAG